A single region of the Microthrixaceae bacterium genome encodes:
- a CDS encoding AMP-binding protein: MNGRDPGAERRRWNLRTVPEALARRYREEGHWDDSTLGATVAEGLARRSRLEFNVHSAVRPWSGTFGEVDRMARTLAGSLRRAGVGPGDVVMFQMPNWLEAGVTFWASAYLGAVVVPVVHFYGAKEVAYIIEATDPDVIVTADRFGHADFIETYARLLADRESPLWLVAGETPAADLPQRAVSFEAMLRGEPIEAPATVDPCAPAIVAFTSGTTRDPKGVIHTHETIGFETRQLNQMFPGGGPAPITGAPVGHFIGMVNAFLVPLLRERPVNLVDVWDPATILRLMQERNLGVAGGATYFLTSLLDHPDFTDAHLANMPFAGLGGSTVPGAVMERLERMGIAAFRSYGSTEHPSITGCLLADDAAKRLYTDGRALGGVEVRLGADGEIFSRGPDCFMGYIDASMTPKVVDDQGWYRTGDVGVLDADGFLTITDRVSDVIIRGGDAPARRGVDADDRGGAGAPECRGSGETEVAGAVGRGGGVSTHPLGQGAEVPAS, encoded by the coding sequence TGGAATTCAACGTCCACTCGGCGGTTCGGCCATGGTCGGGAACCTTCGGCGAGGTCGACCGCATGGCTCGCACGCTGGCCGGGTCGTTGCGGCGTGCCGGGGTTGGCCCGGGCGATGTGGTCATGTTTCAGATGCCGAACTGGCTTGAAGCCGGGGTGACCTTTTGGGCCTCGGCGTATCTCGGTGCGGTGGTCGTTCCGGTCGTGCACTTCTATGGGGCCAAGGAGGTGGCCTACATCATCGAGGCGACCGACCCGGACGTGATCGTCACCGCCGATCGCTTCGGCCACGCCGATTTCATCGAGACCTACGCTCGCCTGCTCGCCGATCGAGAGAGCCCGCTGTGGCTGGTCGCAGGTGAGACCCCGGCGGCCGACCTGCCGCAACGGGCAGTGTCGTTCGAGGCGATGTTGCGGGGCGAACCGATCGAAGCCCCCGCCACCGTCGACCCCTGCGCGCCGGCCATCGTCGCCTTCACCTCCGGAACGACCCGCGACCCGAAAGGGGTCATTCACACCCACGAGACGATCGGGTTCGAGACCCGCCAGCTCAACCAGATGTTTCCTGGCGGCGGGCCGGCTCCGATCACCGGCGCTCCGGTCGGTCACTTCATCGGCATGGTGAACGCGTTCCTGGTCCCGCTATTGCGTGAGCGGCCCGTGAACCTTGTCGATGTCTGGGATCCGGCGACGATCCTGCGTTTGATGCAGGAGCGCAACCTCGGCGTCGCCGGCGGGGCGACCTACTTCCTCACCAGCCTGCTCGATCATCCCGACTTCACCGACGCCCATCTCGCCAACATGCCCTTCGCCGGCCTCGGCGGTTCGACGGTGCCCGGAGCGGTGATGGAACGGCTCGAGCGGATGGGTATCGCTGCGTTTCGTTCCTACGGCAGCACCGAACACCCGTCGATCACCGGGTGTCTGCTGGCCGACGATGCGGCCAAGCGCCTCTACACCGACGGGCGTGCGCTCGGCGGAGTCGAGGTTCGACTGGGTGCGGACGGCGAGATCTTCAGCCGCGGCCCCGACTGCTTCATGGGCTACATCGACGCCTCGATGACCCCGAAGGTGGTCGACGATCAGGGGTGGTATCGCACCGGAGACGTCGGTGTGCTCGACGCGGACGGGTTCCTCACCATCACCGACCGGGTGTCCGATGTGATCATCCGCGGCGGTGATGCGCCTGCGCGAAGGGGCGTCGATGCCGACGATCGAGGAGGTGCGGGCGCACCTGAGTGCCGCGGGTCTGGCGAAACAGAAGTGGCCGGAGCGGTTGGTCGAGGTGGAGGAGTTTCCACGCACCCCCTCGGGCAAGGTGCAGAAGTTCCGGCTTCGTGA
- a CDS encoding TauD/TfdA family dioxygenase, protein MTTLTTEALTETVGVEILGVDGDRLLNDPDLPEQVLSILDANGVVLFRELHLDDETQVAFSKRLGRVETFRNNPELPELFRVSLDPSVNPTARYLRGTFDWHIDGMTEDVPISATILSAHVIAASGGETEFSSTYQAYEDLSEEEKAEFETIRVVHTVEASQRLHTPNPTEEQVKMWRSRPSKTHPLIWTHESGRKSVVLGATADHIEGRDPEEGRQFLSDLLERVTVPERVYRHHWTVGDMVIWDNTGVLHRACPYDPSAGRDMHRTTLYGIEAIR, encoded by the coding sequence ATGACCACGTTGACCACCGAAGCGCTCACCGAAACGGTGGGGGTGGAGATCCTCGGCGTCGATGGCGATCGATTGCTGAACGACCCCGATCTCCCCGAACAGGTGCTGTCGATTCTCGACGCGAACGGCGTCGTGTTGTTTCGCGAGCTCCACCTCGACGACGAGACCCAGGTGGCGTTCTCCAAGCGGTTGGGACGTGTGGAGACCTTCCGCAACAACCCCGAGCTGCCCGAACTGTTCCGGGTGTCGCTCGACCCGAGCGTCAACCCGACGGCCCGATACCTGCGCGGCACCTTCGACTGGCACATCGACGGTATGACCGAAGACGTGCCGATCAGCGCCACCATCTTGAGCGCCCATGTGATCGCGGCATCGGGCGGCGAGACCGAGTTCTCCAGCACCTACCAGGCGTATGAGGATTTGAGCGAGGAGGAAAAGGCCGAGTTCGAGACGATTCGAGTCGTTCACACCGTCGAAGCCTCCCAGCGACTCCACACTCCGAACCCGACCGAAGAGCAGGTCAAGATGTGGCGCTCGCGCCCCAGCAAAACCCACCCGCTCATCTGGACCCACGAGTCGGGTCGCAAGTCGGTGGTGTTGGGGGCGACGGCGGATCACATCGAAGGGCGTGACCCCGAAGAGGGGCGCCAGTTCCTGAGCGACCTGCTCGAGCGGGTGACCGTGCCCGAGCGGGTGTATCGCCACCACTGGACGGTCGGCGACATGGTGATCTGGGACAACACGGGCGTGTTGCACCGGGCGTGTCCGTACGACCCGAGCGCCGGGCGAGACATGCACCGAACGACCCTGTACGGAATCGAGGCCATCCGATGA
- a CDS encoding SDR family oxidoreductase, with amino-acid sequence MSRWDGPRTAIVTGGASGIGLAIAQRLAADGASVAIFDVNGEAATTAAEGIAVEGGAALGLTVDVTDRAQIDAGVAQVAERFATPTILVNNAGIEGFDRFLSISLERWNRVIEVSLTGTFQCSQAVVPGMIEQGWGRIVNISSSSAQGGQQMMTHYVAAKAGVIGFTKALALELGPKGITVNTIPPGFIDTPMLRASAEKGLLGATVEHHAGLTPVRRAGLPQDIAAACSFLCADEASYITGQVIGVNGGRNTG; translated from the coding sequence ATGAGCCGATGGGATGGCCCGCGCACCGCGATCGTGACCGGCGGTGCGTCGGGCATCGGCCTGGCGATTGCCCAACGCCTCGCGGCCGACGGCGCCTCGGTGGCCATCTTCGACGTGAACGGTGAGGCCGCGACGACCGCCGCCGAGGGAATCGCGGTCGAGGGTGGCGCCGCACTCGGGCTGACCGTCGATGTCACCGACCGCGCTCAGATCGACGCCGGGGTCGCACAGGTCGCCGAGCGTTTCGCCACGCCGACGATCCTGGTGAACAACGCCGGTATCGAGGGGTTCGACCGGTTCTTGTCGATCTCGCTCGAGCGGTGGAACCGGGTGATCGAGGTGAGTCTGACGGGCACGTTCCAGTGCAGTCAGGCGGTCGTGCCGGGCATGATCGAACAGGGCTGGGGGCGCATCGTGAACATCTCGTCGTCCAGCGCGCAGGGTGGCCAGCAGATGATGACCCACTACGTCGCGGCGAAGGCGGGGGTGATCGGGTTCACCAAGGCGCTGGCACTCGAGCTCGGGCCCAAGGGGATCACCGTCAACACGATTCCCCCGGGGTTCATCGATACCCCGATGTTGCGGGCGAGCGCCGAGAAGGGGCTGTTGGGCGCGACCGTCGAGCATCACGCGGGCCTGACCCCGGTGCGCCGGGCGGGCCTGCCGCAGGACATCGCGGCGGCGTGCTCGTTCCTGTGCGCGGATGAGGCCAGCTACATCACCGGGCAGGTGATCGGGGTGAACGGCGGGCGCAACACGGGCTGA
- a CDS encoding TetR/AcrR family transcriptional regulator, whose amino-acid sequence MKTNPAVEASDEPVSWRDQAVARSLDSARTRAENRVQRFIDAAIELMESNDGKDFTVQQVVERSGQSLRSFYQYFGGKHELLLALFEESIRKTADQLRANCDEEADPAAKLRRFVIDYHRVCRSPAPKKRVVPSRKPVAPVLVEFAQQLLTEHPAEAARSFQPLVALFDEVLDEAQAAGVIRDGLNRRRIAGVVLEAIMFNAFSATISGTPVTSTAEDGEALYDFVLNGLGVR is encoded by the coding sequence GTGAAGACGAACCCCGCAGTCGAAGCCTCCGACGAGCCGGTGAGCTGGCGCGACCAAGCGGTCGCACGCTCGCTCGACTCCGCACGAACCCGGGCCGAGAATCGCGTTCAGCGGTTTATCGACGCCGCCATCGAGCTGATGGAATCGAACGACGGCAAGGACTTCACCGTTCAACAGGTCGTCGAGCGTTCAGGGCAGTCGCTTCGCAGCTTCTATCAGTACTTCGGCGGCAAACACGAGCTGCTGCTCGCGCTGTTCGAGGAATCGATCCGCAAGACGGCCGACCAACTTCGTGCCAATTGCGACGAGGAGGCCGACCCGGCGGCCAAGCTGCGCCGTTTCGTCATCGACTATCACCGCGTCTGCCGTTCACCGGCACCGAAGAAGCGGGTGGTGCCGTCGCGCAAGCCGGTAGCGCCGGTGCTGGTGGAGTTTGCGCAGCAGCTGCTCACCGAACACCCCGCAGAGGCGGCGCGTTCGTTCCAACCGTTGGTGGCACTGTTCGACGAGGTGCTCGACGAAGCTCAGGCCGCCGGGGTGATCCGTGACGGACTGAACCGGCGACGCATCGCGGGCGTGGTGCTCGAAGCGATCATGTTCAATGCCTTCTCGGCGACCATCTCGGGCACGCCGGTCACCTCGACGGCCGAGGACGGCGAGGCGCTCTACGACTTTGTGCTGAACGGCCTCGGGGTCCGCTGA
- a CDS encoding SDR family NAD(P)-dependent oxidoreductase, with product MEFAGVSAIVTGGAGGLGAAVVARFTALGASVVLVDRDERRSLEVAEAVGGTGAVGGAAVGSDPGTVSVVVGDALDDETVHEAIDAARSLGRLSVLVNLAGGAVGGGSTVRGDATPHSQGSFVDTLMLNVAGTFNVARLVAAAMAHDAGAASAEGAGAASADGTEVPERGVIINTASIAAFEGQRGQVAYAAAKAAIVGMTLPMARDLAPFGIRVCTIAPGPMATPVMERVLDKLEVDPAKGVVFPKRMGDPAEFALAVEMIVRNPYLNGETIRLDAALRLAGG from the coding sequence ATGGAATTCGCCGGCGTCAGCGCCATCGTGACGGGAGGGGCCGGAGGCCTCGGGGCGGCGGTTGTTGCGCGGTTCACCGCCTTGGGCGCGTCGGTGGTGCTCGTCGATCGCGACGAGCGGCGCTCCCTCGAGGTTGCTGAGGCCGTCGGCGGGACTGGTGCTGTCGGCGGTGCCGCCGTTGGGTCGGACCCGGGCACGGTGAGCGTGGTCGTCGGCGACGCGCTCGATGACGAAACGGTGCACGAGGCGATCGACGCGGCCCGCTCGCTCGGCCGTTTGTCGGTGCTGGTGAACTTGGCAGGCGGCGCTGTGGGAGGTGGGTCGACGGTACGCGGCGACGCCACGCCGCATTCACAGGGGTCCTTCGTCGACACCCTCATGTTGAACGTTGCCGGAACCTTCAACGTGGCGCGCCTGGTCGCTGCTGCGATGGCTCACGACGCCGGCGCCGCGTCAGCCGAGGGCGCCGGCGCCGCGTCAGCTGATGGCACCGAGGTGCCGGAGCGGGGCGTCATCATCAACACTGCGTCGATCGCCGCGTTCGAGGGTCAACGCGGCCAGGTCGCCTACGCCGCGGCGAAGGCTGCGATCGTGGGGATGACCCTGCCGATGGCCCGCGACCTTGCGCCATTCGGGATACGCGTCTGCACGATCGCCCCCGGTCCGATGGCAACCCCGGTGATGGAGCGGGTGCTCGACAAACTCGAGGTCGATCCCGCCAAGGGCGTGGTGTTTCCCAAGCGGATGGGCGACCCGGCCGAGTTCGCCCTCGCCGTGGAGATGATCGTGCGGAACCCCTACCTGAACGGCGAGACCATTCGTCTCGACGCCGCGTTGCGCCTCGCTGGAGGTTGA
- a CDS encoding TIGR03564 family F420-dependent LLM class oxidoreductase, whose amino-acid sequence MRIGVMVGPERGRYATKVERMLADAAWAEEAGMSTVWIPQIPDDFDALTAAALIAQATTRVEIGTAVLPVQPRHPIALAHQALSVQTVAKGRLSLGLGVSHHWVIDEMLGLPYERQLATMRAYLDVLDQAFAGPGVVRVDNGFFRLNQPLDITDITPTPVLIAALGPKMLRLAGERTDGTILWLADERAIGDHIAPAINAAAEAAGRARPRIVAGVPVCLCGPDEVDVAVARANRVLSEAEISPNYQKLLDHGDARSIGDILAAGTEEMIERRLRSFADAGVTDVSVRVVPIGNDRDELIASSKRTRAYLASLRGQLA is encoded by the coding sequence GTGCGTATCGGAGTGATGGTCGGTCCCGAGCGGGGTCGTTACGCGACAAAGGTCGAACGGATGCTGGCCGATGCCGCCTGGGCGGAGGAGGCGGGGATGTCGACGGTGTGGATTCCCCAGATCCCCGACGACTTCGACGCACTGACGGCCGCCGCGCTGATCGCCCAGGCGACGACTCGCGTCGAGATCGGCACTGCGGTGTTGCCGGTGCAGCCTCGTCACCCGATCGCGCTCGCGCATCAGGCGCTGTCGGTGCAGACGGTGGCGAAGGGGCGTCTGTCGCTCGGCCTCGGCGTGTCGCACCACTGGGTCATCGACGAGATGTTGGGGTTGCCCTACGAGCGGCAGCTCGCGACGATGCGGGCGTATCTCGACGTGTTGGATCAGGCCTTCGCCGGCCCCGGCGTCGTGCGGGTCGACAACGGGTTCTTCCGGCTCAATCAGCCGCTCGACATCACCGACATCACCCCGACGCCGGTGCTGATCGCCGCGTTGGGTCCCAAGATGTTGCGCCTCGCCGGGGAACGCACCGATGGCACGATCCTGTGGCTGGCCGACGAGCGGGCGATCGGCGATCACATCGCCCCGGCCATCAACGCTGCGGCCGAAGCGGCGGGGCGTGCGCGTCCCCGTATCGTCGCCGGAGTGCCGGTGTGTCTGTGTGGGCCCGACGAGGTCGACGTGGCGGTGGCGCGAGCGAACCGGGTGCTGTCGGAGGCCGAGATCTCGCCGAACTACCAGAAGCTGCTCGACCACGGCGATGCGCGAAGCATCGGCGACATCCTCGCGGCGGGTACCGAGGAGATGATCGAGCGGAGGCTGCGGTCGTTCGCGGACGCCGGGGTCACCGACGTGTCGGTGCGGGTGGTGCCGATCGGCAACGACCGCGACGAGTTGATCGCCTCCTCCAAGCGCACCCGCGCCTATCTCGCTTCACTCCGCGGCCAACTCGCCTGA
- a CDS encoding aromatic ring-hydroxylating dioxygenase subunit alpha — protein MAHFPKPPEGSWTEHFGLDTAPVSYDDSITEEHYQLEQAAIFQKTWLNVGRVEQLPRTGAYFTKELDAAGTSIIVVRDAKGTSRAFHNVCRHRGNKLVWQDYPREETSGSCRQFTCKYHGWRYDLEGALTFVQQQEEFFDLDMAEFGLVPVRCETWEGFIFVNFDDEAAPLRDYMGRLGAGIEGYPFEKLTQVHKFRAEVGSNWKLFIDAFMEFYHAPILHAKQAVAEESVKLQGYGYEALHYDIDGPHSLISSWGGMSPPKDLSMVKPIERVLRSGLFGVWDAPDLGIDELPAGLNPSGSKSWGEDSFLFFPNFMILIWKPNWYLTYHYWPTSHSSHIFEGTLYFVPPTNAYERLQQELASVTFKEYALQDANTLEATQTMIENGVVETFPLCDQEVMLRHLHTVARKYVDDHLSETGTTVRISAAS, from the coding sequence ATGGCACATTTCCCGAAACCACCTGAGGGCAGCTGGACCGAGCATTTCGGCCTCGACACTGCTCCCGTCTCCTACGACGACTCGATCACCGAAGAGCACTACCAGCTCGAACAGGCGGCGATCTTTCAAAAGACGTGGCTCAATGTCGGTCGTGTCGAACAGCTGCCCCGCACCGGCGCCTACTTCACCAAGGAACTCGACGCCGCGGGCACCTCGATCATCGTGGTGCGCGACGCCAAGGGCACCTCACGGGCCTTCCACAACGTGTGTCGCCACCGCGGCAACAAGTTGGTCTGGCAGGACTACCCGCGCGAGGAAACCTCGGGAAGCTGCCGGCAGTTCACCTGCAAGTACCACGGGTGGCGTTACGACCTCGAAGGCGCCCTCACCTTTGTTCAGCAACAGGAGGAGTTCTTCGACCTCGACATGGCCGAGTTCGGCCTGGTGCCGGTTCGCTGCGAGACCTGGGAAGGGTTCATCTTCGTCAATTTCGACGACGAGGCAGCGCCGCTGCGCGACTACATGGGCCGCCTCGGCGCCGGTATCGAGGGATACCCGTTCGAAAAGCTGACTCAGGTGCACAAGTTCCGTGCCGAGGTCGGGTCGAACTGGAAGCTGTTCATCGACGCGTTCATGGAGTTCTACCACGCGCCGATTCTGCACGCGAAGCAGGCGGTGGCCGAGGAGTCGGTGAAGCTGCAGGGCTACGGGTACGAGGCACTTCACTACGACATCGACGGGCCGCATTCGCTGATCTCGTCCTGGGGTGGGATGTCGCCGCCCAAGGATCTCAGCATGGTCAAGCCGATCGAGCGGGTGCTGCGCAGCGGCCTGTTCGGGGTGTGGGACGCACCGGATCTCGGCATCGACGAGTTGCCGGCGGGCCTCAATCCGTCCGGCAGCAAGTCGTGGGGTGAGGACTCGTTCCTGTTCTTCCCGAACTTCATGATCCTGATCTGGAAGCCGAACTGGTACCTCACCTACCACTACTGGCCGACCTCGCATAGCAGCCACATCTTCGAGGGCACGCTGTATTTCGTCCCGCCGACGAACGCATACGAGCGGCTGCAGCAGGAACTCGCCTCGGTGACCTTCAAGGAGTACGCACTCCAGGACGCCAACACCCTCGAGGCCACCCAGACCATGATCGAAAACGGCGTGGTCGAGACGTTCCCGTTGTGCGACCAAGAGGTGATGCTGCGTCACCTGCACACCGTCGCCCGCAAGTACGTCGATGACCACCTGAGCGAGACCGGCACGACCGTTCGCATCTCGGCGGCGAGCTGA
- a CDS encoding acyl-CoA dehydrogenase family protein: protein MKLTFDHAIESVRAEFSAWLDANLPTAQMAAQRPRSTADVPAWSRAWQQTMFDAGWLVPGNPPEFGGRNASLLEQFVVLEEMGRRNIAPSMNPQALGIIAPSILSFGTPEQMQRWAVPILRAEMTAALGMSEPNAGSDLASLRTTAVRDGDDFVLNGQKVWTSGAHDADVILTFVRTDPDAPKHKGISVLLVPTDTPGVERGPFGSIISPDDLDFNEVFFDDARVPAENLLGPLNGGWGVANGSLGHERAMLWLEYSQRLDDFLVSFGRAAHDADMADDARLLDWYASVAIDAQAMTLLGYRTLAKTRRGVESTEQSILKMFGSEAIQNASVAAVEQLGPLALDQTRLVGEYNHMQMDAYNAGWFERYLRSFAGTIAGGTSEIQRNIVAERVLGLPR, encoded by the coding sequence ATGAAACTCACCTTCGACCACGCCATCGAATCGGTCCGCGCCGAGTTCTCAGCTTGGCTCGACGCCAACCTCCCGACCGCTCAGATGGCGGCCCAGCGGCCCCGTTCGACCGCGGATGTGCCTGCGTGGTCGCGGGCGTGGCAGCAGACCATGTTCGACGCCGGGTGGCTCGTTCCCGGCAACCCGCCCGAGTTCGGTGGCCGCAACGCCTCGCTGCTCGAACAGTTCGTCGTGTTGGAGGAGATGGGTCGGCGAAACATCGCCCCGTCGATGAATCCTCAGGCGCTCGGCATCATCGCCCCGTCCATCCTCAGCTTCGGCACCCCCGAACAAATGCAGCGTTGGGCGGTGCCGATCCTTCGCGCCGAGATGACCGCAGCGCTCGGCATGAGCGAACCAAACGCCGGCTCCGACCTCGCCAGCCTGCGCACCACCGCCGTGCGCGACGGCGACGATTTCGTCCTGAACGGCCAGAAGGTGTGGACCTCCGGCGCCCACGACGCGGACGTCATCTTGACCTTCGTGCGCACCGACCCCGACGCACCCAAGCACAAAGGCATCAGCGTGTTGCTGGTTCCGACCGACACCCCCGGGGTCGAGCGAGGCCCGTTCGGTTCGATCATCTCGCCCGACGACCTCGACTTCAACGAGGTGTTCTTCGACGACGCCCGCGTACCTGCGGAGAATCTGCTCGGCCCCCTCAACGGCGGATGGGGCGTGGCCAACGGATCCCTCGGCCACGAGCGCGCCATGTTGTGGCTCGAATACTCCCAGCGCCTCGACGACTTCCTCGTCTCGTTCGGTCGAGCTGCGCACGACGCCGACATGGCGGATGATGCTCGCCTGCTCGACTGGTACGCATCGGTGGCCATCGACGCACAGGCCATGACGCTGCTCGGCTACCGAACCCTCGCCAAGACCCGCCGCGGTGTGGAGTCGACCGAACAGTCGATCCTCAAGATGTTCGGTTCCGAGGCCATCCAGAACGCATCGGTCGCCGCCGTCGAACAACTGGGTCCGCTCGCACTCGATCAGACCCGCCTCGTCGGCGAGTACAACCACATGCAGATGGACGCCTACAACGCCGGATGGTTCGAACGGTACCTGCGCAGCTTCGCCGGCACGATCGCCGGTGGCACCTCGGAGATCCAGCGCAACATCGTCGCTGAACGGGTGCTCGGCCTGCCCCGCTGA
- a CDS encoding acyl-CoA dehydrogenase has protein sequence MADPTGFVATTTQFAPLVAACGNDAQRARLLGAVASGGTATIALGAPSGRWNAETSPVSTRRTDAGWVLEGTACFVLDGDRADEIAVIARTDGSAGGSADGSADGGDIDVFVVPGTAVTATRIETMDPTMHLADVCFDGVVVDEDRRLNGVDPSQRLAAVGRANDEALTGLAAMMVGACQRALDMVVDYVSQRHQFGVPVGSFQAVKHKAVDMHLAIERARALAYFAALTIAEDDARRPLAAAMAKAAAGEAQRLVFQDSIQLFGGIGFTWENDIHLYVRRAKALELIFGGAADHRAVVGGLVMAAAFETSTGAAR, from the coding sequence GTGGCCGACCCCACCGGCTTTGTCGCCACGACCACACAGTTCGCACCCCTCGTCGCCGCCTGCGGTAACGATGCACAGCGAGCGCGTCTGCTCGGCGCTGTCGCCAGCGGTGGGACCGCCACGATCGCCCTCGGTGCGCCCAGCGGACGGTGGAACGCCGAGACCTCCCCGGTGAGCACCCGCCGCACCGACGCCGGCTGGGTCTTGGAGGGGACCGCGTGCTTCGTCCTCGACGGCGACCGGGCCGATGAGATCGCCGTCATCGCCCGCACCGACGGCAGCGCCGGCGGCAGCGCTGATGGCAGCGCTGATGGCGGCGACATCGACGTGTTCGTGGTTCCGGGCACAGCGGTTACCGCAACCCGGATCGAGACCATGGACCCGACGATGCACCTCGCCGACGTCTGCTTCGACGGGGTCGTGGTCGACGAGGATCGACGCCTCAACGGGGTGGACCCGTCACAGCGACTCGCCGCGGTGGGTCGGGCCAACGACGAGGCGCTCACGGGTCTCGCCGCCATGATGGTCGGGGCGTGTCAACGGGCGCTCGACATGGTCGTCGACTACGTGTCCCAGCGTCACCAGTTCGGGGTGCCGGTCGGGTCGTTCCAGGCGGTGAAGCACAAGGCCGTCGACATGCATCTCGCCATCGAACGGGCGCGTGCGCTGGCCTACTTCGCGGCACTCACGATCGCCGAGGATGACGCTCGCCGACCTCTCGCCGCGGCCATGGCCAAAGCAGCGGCGGGCGAGGCCCAACGACTCGTGTTCCAAGACAGCATCCAGCTCTTCGGCGGCATCGGTTTCACCTGGGAAAACGACATCCACCTCTATGTCCGCCGGGCGAAGGCCCTCGAATTGATCTTCGGCGGCGCGGCAGATCACCGGGCCGTGGTGGGAGGACTCGTCATGGCCGCCGCCTTCGAAACCAGCACGGGAGCCGCCCGATGA
- a CDS encoding acyl-CoA dehydrogenase family protein has translation MDFEFDEHQNDLHEAVREILTKEVPSGVLRKVIDGDSTDALWQTYVSLDWPGLALDVAHGGSGATAVELAIVIEQLG, from the coding sequence GTGGACTTTGAGTTCGACGAGCACCAGAACGACCTCCACGAGGCCGTACGTGAGATCCTCACCAAAGAGGTCCCGTCGGGCGTGTTGAGGAAGGTGATCGACGGCGACAGCACCGATGCCCTGTGGCAGACGTATGTGTCCCTCGACTGGCCGGGCCTGGCACTCGACGTCGCCCACGGCGGCTCGGGAGCGACCGCGGTCGAGTTGGCGATCGTGATCGAACAACTCGGCTAG
- a CDS encoding ferredoxin--NADP reductase, with protein MSVDHDAVRATHGFHPLRVVELVDETADARSFRFDILTDAAELFRYRAGQFCTFRFSIDGVECLRSYSMSSAPDTDDALTITVKRVPGGLVSNWMHDHVAVGDVLEATRPAGVFVAAETVDARRPIVAFGGGSGITPVLSIAKSTLNSGKRPVRLLCANRDAASVIFAEVLECLAVDHSDRFDLAHHLDAESGYLSPVDLDGFLGDDLDADFYICGPTPFMDLVEAHLLSRGVDPSNISIERFINAGQNAAEVAATSQGQGEGGAGDAEVTAEVTATVNIILKGKRTEIAYQPGDTILETSRRGGLAAPFSCEAGNCATCMALVTEGSATMRVNNALTPEEVAEGWVLTCQALPQGPVVTVEYENF; from the coding sequence GTGAGCGTCGATCACGACGCCGTTCGCGCCACCCACGGGTTCCACCCGCTGCGCGTCGTCGAACTCGTCGACGAGACGGCCGATGCCCGATCGTTTCGCTTCGACATCCTCACCGACGCAGCCGAATTGTTCCGCTATCGCGCCGGGCAGTTCTGCACCTTTCGTTTCAGCATTGACGGTGTCGAATGCCTGCGTTCGTACTCGATGTCGAGCGCACCCGACACCGACGACGCGCTCACCATCACGGTCAAGCGTGTTCCCGGCGGACTCGTGTCGAACTGGATGCACGACCACGTGGCGGTCGGCGACGTCTTGGAGGCCACCCGACCGGCCGGGGTGTTCGTGGCAGCGGAGACGGTCGATGCTCGTCGGCCCATCGTCGCGTTCGGGGGCGGCAGCGGGATCACCCCGGTGCTGTCCATCGCCAAGAGCACGCTGAACTCCGGCAAGCGTCCGGTTCGGTTGTTGTGCGCGAATCGCGACGCGGCCTCGGTGATCTTCGCCGAGGTGCTCGAGTGTCTCGCCGTGGACCACTCCGACCGATTCGACCTCGCTCACCACCTCGATGCCGAGTCGGGGTACCTCTCCCCCGTCGACCTCGACGGGTTCCTGGGCGACGACCTCGACGCCGACTTCTATATCTGTGGCCCGACACCGTTCATGGATCTCGTCGAGGCCCACCTGTTGAGCCGTGGCGTCGACCCGTCGAACATCTCCATCGAGCGCTTCATCAACGCCGGCCAGAACGCGGCGGAGGTCGCTGCGACGAGCCAGGGCCAGGGCGAGGGCGGCGCCGGCGACGCCGAGGTGACCGCCGAGGTGACCGCCACGGTCAACATCATCCTCAAGGGCAAGCGAACCGAAATCGCCTATCAACCCGGCGACACAATTCTTGAGACCTCACGGCGGGGCGGACTGGCAGCGCCGTTCTCCTGCGAGGCCGGCAACTGCGCCACCTGCATGGCGTTGGTGACCGAGGGGTCGGCGACGATGCGCGTCAACAACGCCCTCACTCCTGAGGAGGTGGCCGAAGGGTGGGTCCTCACCTGCCAGGCCTTGCCACAGGGCCCGGTCGTGACCGTCGAATACGAGAACTTCTAG